The genome window AGCAAGGCTGGAAAAAACCGAGTCTGCACTAAAAACTAGGCTTGTAAAAATCGAGACAAACACAGACGGAATCAAGATCACAAAAATATTTGCGCCGCTAGGCAGCGTGGGGTGTTATGTGCCCGGCGGTCTTGCAAGATACCCAAGCTCAGTGATAATGTCTGTAGTTCCAGCAAAGATAGCTGGCGTAAAAAAAATAACAGTTGTGACGCCGCCAAACAAACAGGGAAAAATAGACCCACTTGTACTAGTTGCAGCAGACATCTGTAAGGCTGACCAAATCTTCAAAGTGGGCGGAGCACATGCAATAGCGGCACTTGCATTTGGCACAAAGTCAATCCCGCAGGTGGATAAAATAGTAGGACCCGGGGGCTCGTTTGTCACTGCGGCAAAATACCTTGTTTCTAATGTTACATCAATTGACATGCTTGCAGGGCCAACAGAACTGGCAATAATTGCCGATGACTCGGCAGACCCCAAACTTGTCGCACTGGATCTGATTTCACAAGCAGAGCACAGCTCAGACACATCATGCTGCCTGATCACAACATCAAAGAATCTGGCATACAAGGTAGTTGATTTTATCGAAAAAATAATCCCGACACTGCAAAGAAAAGACATCGTTGCAGAGAGCTTGCACAAAAATGGATTTGTAGCAATATGCAAAATGTCAGACGCGATTCTACTTGCAAATAACCTTGCGCCAGAACACTTGGAGATAATGACAAAACAACCAAAAGCAATATCAAATAAGACTAAAACAGCGGGACTAGTACTGTTGGGGCAAAACACGCCATCTGCTGCAAGCGATTACCTCCTTGGGACAAATCACATTTTGCCAACAAACAGATTTGGAAGATCAAGGGGCTCACTTTCGGTACTTGACTTTCTAAAAATACAAACAAGCGTCGAGTCGTCAAAGCAGGCCCTGCAAAAGATAGACAAATATCTGTCAGCACTTGCAAAGGCAGAAAGCCTGCCGAATCATTATGAAGCGGTGAAAAAAAGAATATGAGCATAAAGTGGTTTTACCAAAAGCTAGACGAATACTCTGCACTGTCGGGATACCAAAAGCCGGCATACCATGCAGGAACAATAAAGCTTGATTCCAATGAAAATTTCGTGATAAACAAGCAGTTCCAACAGGAAATAATCGACGGTGCAAAGAAAAACTCTGATATCCGTGAATACCCACTTGGAAAGTCCAACAATCTCATATCCGCATTATCAGAATACCTGCACGTCCCGTCATCTATGATTGGGATTGGAAACGGCTCTGATCAAATACTTGATCTCATACTTGCAAACTTTGCATCAAAAAAAACTAGAATACTGACGTCTGATCCGACATTTGGATTCTTTGAAGAACGGTGCAAGCTGTATTCAATTCCTACAACAAAAATCCCGTTTTCAAAAAACATGACGCTAAGCACTGGTGATTTCATATCAAAATTCAAAAATGCCGACATACTGTATCTTGACTCACCAAACAACCCGACTGGATTCCAGTTCACAAAAGACGAAATCGCAGAACTGATCAAGAAATTTGACGGGCTTGTTATAGTAGATGAGGCATACGGAGAATTCTCAGACTATTCCGTTGTGGGAATGACAAAAAAATTCGATAACCTGATCGTTGTAAAGACATTCTCAAAGGCATTTGGGCTTGCCGGACTCAGGCTTGGGTACGTGGTCGCAAACAAGCGATTCATAGATGTATTTTCACGCGTACTCCAGTACCCATACCCACTAAACACAATAGCAATTGAGGCAGGAATACTTGCCATGCAAAAAGCAAAACAAATCTCGCAAACCATCGAGGAAATAAAGCAGGAACGAACAAGAATCATAAAAAAACTGCGAGATACCGGAGCATTTGATGTATTTGATTCCAAGGCAAATTTTGTCCTCTTTGATGCCAGAGGGGCGGACAAGAGAATCTACACAGCTTTGCTTGAGCAAGGCATCTCGATTAGAAAACTGGGAAAAATCGGAAAACACGATGGGTGCCTAAGGGTTACTGTTGGAACAAGGGACATGAACTCCAAGTTTTTGTTGGCAATACGTGATTTTCTCCAATGACTTACCAAAAAATAGGCGGCAGTATCATTGCAAAAGACATAGGCCAAATTGGTGATATCGATGGTGTGATTTTTGACTGTGATGGGGTCCTAGTGGATGTTTCAAAATCATACGATTTGGCAATTCGGAAAACAACCCAGTACGTACTCAAAAAATTTGCAAACATAAAATCCATACCGATAACCGCTGAAATAATAAGCGGCTTCAAATCAACTGGAGGCTTTAACGACGAAGTAGACGTTACATACGCATCAATTCTTTCTCTGGTTGCTGCAAAAAAATTGGGAATTGATGATACCAAATTCATATTTCGCGTAATTAAAAACGCAGACAGCACCGGAGTAAGATCAGTTGAAAAGTTTCTTGACACACTTGACGTTGATCTTTCCGATATGAGAAAAAAACTGGACTATCCGGGAAAACGTACGACAAATCCTCTGTATGAAATTTTTGATCAGATTTTTTATGGGCCTACATTATACAAAAAAATATTCAAGAAAAAATCTCAATTTACAGAAAAGGGACTGATCAATAACGACAAGGTAATACTTACAAAAAAACTACTTTCAGTACTTGAGAAGAAATTTGGCAGCAATCTTGCCATAGTATCTGGACGTGGGAAGGAATCAGTACGATATTCACTCAAAGAACTACTAAATGGATTCAATCTGAAAAGCTCACTGTTCCTAGAAGACGAACCAAGGGAAATGGCAAAACCGAACCCAAAATCCCTGCTGTTCTCTGTCAGTAAACTGCATGCAAGGCACTGTCTCTATGTGGGGGACTCGATGGAGGATCTGATCATGGCCAAAAAAGTAGCAAAGATGGGCAAAAAAATAACCTTCTGCGGCATTTATGGTACAAGCAAAAACCCCGATTCCAAAATACATCTCTTCAAGGATGTGGGCGTCCCAGTTATGATAAAATCAATTAATTTGATCCCAAAGGCATTAAATTTGGCAAAGTAAAGTCTTTGAGTACTTATGGCGGCAAGAAAAAGCAGCATTAAGCGCGAAACAAAAGAAACCTCTGTAAGCGTACAAACCAACCTTGACGGCAGCGGCAGGATATCTATCAAAACTGGAATTGATTTCTTTGATCACCTGATTACCTCGTTTGCAAAGCATTCCATGCTTGATCTCACCGTGAAGGCAAAGTCCAATGATAACATTTTACACCACTTAATCGAGGATGTGGGAATTGCAATCGGCGCTGCAATGGACAAGGCACTTGGAGCAAGAACTGGGATCACCAGATTCAGCTATGCCTCAGTCCCACTGGATGAATCCCTTGCAGAAGCAACAATCGACCTAGTGCGACGCCCGTATCACAAGATCAACCTATCCATCAAACGAACACAAATTGAAGGAATGTCAAAAGAAGATATTGAGCATTTTTTCACATCCCTTGCACAGAACCTAAACAGCTGCATACACCTAAATGTAAAATACGGAGAAAACGATCACCACAAGGTAGAGGCGGCAATAAAGTCACTTGCAGTAGCGTTTAGGGTTGCAGCCAGCATTGATAAGAAGCAAAAAGGAATACCAAGTACCAAAGGTTCAATGTAATGAAAGTAGCAATATTTGATTATGGGGCAGGTAACATATTCAGTCTCAAAGTAGCTTTAGAAAAGCGTGGCGCAACGGTAGATGTGATCAAAAGTTTTGATCAGGCAGATAATTATTCTGGCCTGCTGTTGCCTGGAGTCGGCAACTTTGATCCGGCAGTACAAAGCATGCGCAAAAGCTCAAAGACTACATTTCAGGAATACGTCCAGGACAAAATTCCCGTGCTGGGAATCTGCCTTGGCATGGAAATGTTTTTTGAAAAAAGCGAGGAAGGAAAAGAGCAAGGCTTGTCCGTGATGGAAGGCGAGGTGGTGATTCTTCCAAACAAGTTCAAAATACCGCACATGGGATGGAACAACCTGAAGATCAGAAAATCAAACCCATTGATGGATGGAATACCTGATTCTTCATGGGTTTATTTTGTTCATTCGTATAGAGTAAAACCAAAAAATGACGACATTATAGTTGCCGATTCCGATTACGGGATTGCAGTTCCGGCTATAGTCAACAGGGGTACACTTTACGGAACCCAGTTCCACCCGGAAAAGTCAGGCAAGATTGGCTCCATGATGATTCAGAACTTTTTACGAGAGTGTAAAAAGTGAAGATAATCCCGGCAATCGACCTCATGGAAGGTCAGGTAGTAAGACTGTACCAGGGAAGACCAGAAAACAAGACTGTATACGGTAGTGATCCAAAGGCCGTGGCAAAAAAATGGGAAAAAGCGGGTGCCGACATGTTGCACCTAGTTGACCTTGATGCCACATTACAAAGGGGTTCTAATCTCAAGTTGATCAAAGAAATTGTTAAGGAAACATCCATTCCAGTACAAGTGGCTGGCGGCCTGAGGGAAGAATCGATAATTTCGGAAGCTTTGGACTTTGCACAAAGGGTTGTTCTAGGAACCGTCGCATTCAAGGACATGGAACTTGTTTTGAATTTGGCAGCAAAATTTGGCACAAATAGAATAGTAATATCTGCAGATCACTATGATGGAACAATCGTGGTAAATGGGTGGCAGCAATCAACTAGTATGAATTTGATTGATGCAATGCAAAGTCTTACCGGAAAAGGTTTTTCGGAATTTCTTATAACAAATGTGTCACGAGACGGTACCATGAAAGGGCCGGATCTTGACTATCTGAAAAAAGCTTGTGCGTTTTCAAATGTGCATGTGATTGCAAGTGGAGGAATATCAAGTCTTGACGATATTACATCAGTAAAACAATGCAACGCGTATGGTGTTATTCTGGGAAAGGCACTTTATGAGGGCAAGGTATCGATCGAGGAGGCGAAAAATCTGGCATGACTCTTACCAAACGAATCATACCATGTCTTGATGTAGCAAACGGACGAGTGGTTAAGGGTTTGCATTTTGAGTCAATCAAAGATGCAGGCGATCCCGTACTACTTGCGGAAAAATACAGCAGAGAGGGAGCAGACGAGCTTGTCTTTCTTGATATCACTGCATCACAGGAACAAAGAGAAACAATTCGCTCGCTTGTCTCAAAGGTTGCACAGGTAATTGATATTCCGTTTACGGTTGGGGGCGGGGTGAAAACACTTCAGCATGCGCGCGATATTTTGCTTTGCGGCGCAGACAAGGTTGCAATCAACACTGGGGCGGTAAAGAATCCCGAAATCATAACGGAACTGATGAGTCTTTTTGGAAAGCAGTGTGTCGTAGTGGCAATAGATGCAAAACGTAATTATGATTATACTAAAGGAAAAAACATCTTTTCAGAGGATTCCAAGAAATTCTGGTTTGAGGTGTTCATCTACGGGGGAAAAACAGGAACCGGAATAGATGCAATAGAATGGGCAAAAAAAGTACAACAGCTGGGAGCAGGCGAGATTCTACTTACAAGCATAGACAAGGATGGAACAAAGGACGGCTACGACATTATTTTGACAAAGGCAATAGTTGAAACCGTATCAACACCCGTAATTGCCTCTGGTGGGTGCGGGGAACCACTTCATATGCTTGAAGTGTTCAAAAAAACCGACGTTGACGCAGCGCTTGCAGCATCAATATTTCACTATGAGACTCATTCAGTTGATAGGGTAAAAGAGTATCTTAAGGAAAATGATGTGGACGTAAGATTATAAGTCAAAAACTGGAAAACCCTATTGATGAAAAAGACCATCTCTGATCTGGATTTTTCAAAAGGAGACGGACTAGTCCCGGTCATAGTTCAGGATTACAACACAAAAGAAGTGTTAACACTTGCATATTCCAACAAGGAATCGCTTGAACTGACACAAAAAACCGGAAACTCTTGGTTCTGGAGCAGATCACGAAACAAGCTCTGGATGAAAGGAGAAGAGTCAGGAAACACGCAAAAGATCAAAGAGATTCTAGTTGACTGTGATTCTGACGCAGTGATTTATCTGGTAGAGCCTGCGGGCCCTGCATGCCACACCGGAGAACGTGTCTGCTTTCACCACAAACTCGATTAGCAAACTCTCTCAAAACTAGCTTCTGAGCCAGGTATGGTCTCATTTATGATTCTGAAAGTTATTGGCTTGTACTCTGTATCTCTAAAGACCACAAACCATTCACCTACTATGTCATCAACACTACAAATTTTTCTTGCTTTTGAAAGGGATGGCGTAAAATATGTGTTGAATTCAGATTTTACTGCACCGTCAAATGGCACTGTGGAATATACCGTGGTCCCGTTTGGCAATCCAAAAATTATCTTGCCCACATCATTTGGTGCTAAACCGTTTACTGTGACAAAAATATTTTCTCCTAATTTGTACTGGAATGCATTTATTGCAAAGGGACCTGATCTGTTCCAGTTTTCAAGCGGATCTTTGGGTTCAGTTTTTTCCAACTTGGGGCTTGTGAAAACGGCAGCCCCAATTATTACTGCAATTACCATGCAAGCAATTATACCTGCAATTAGTTTCAGGTTCACTTTTTTCTAGGTAATCAGAAAATGTGTAAATACTTTGCGTAGCATATGCTAAAAAAACTCATATTGTATGAGTTAATCATCATTAAACAAGTTGTACTCAAAATTAAGTGTCACTAAACTTGATATTAGGACATTTTAACTATAAACCAAACACCGATCCAAATATGACAAAAACATCGCTACAATGCAGAGAGTGCAAAAAGGAATACGAGTCCACATTCAAGTATATCTGTGACGAATGCTTTGGGCCACTCGACGTAAAATATGAATTTCCACCAATTACAAAAAACACGTTTACAAATCGCGAGCACACATACTGGCGATATTTCGAACTACTGCCGATCCAGAACAAATCTAACATAATTAGCATCCATGCGGGAATGACCCCACTAGTCAAGGCTGAAAAGCTTGGAGAAAAACTGGGACTGAACAATCTTTACATAAAAAATGATTCTGTCAACCCGACGTTTTCATTTAAAGACAGACCGGCAGGAATAGCTGTATCAAAGGCAAAAGAGTTTGGTCTGTCTGCAGTTGGATGTGCATCTACTGGCAATCTAGCATCTGCGACTGCAGCCCATGCGGCCAAGGGAGGTTTTCCATGTTATGTGTTTGCACCAAGTGATATTGAGCACGCAAAAATTGCTCAGGCACTTGCATATGGCTCAAAGTTCATTGCAGTGGATGGGACATATGATGATGCAAATAGAATTGCAGCCCAGATAGGCGACAGCAAAGGAATAGGAATTGTAAACATCAACCTGCGTTCATACTATGTGGAGGGATCAAAGACGCTTGCATATGAGGTAGCAGAGCAGCTTGACTGGCAGGTGCCTGATCACCTTGTAGTCCCGGTTGGTAGCGGAGCAATGCTTAATGCAATTTGCAAGGGATTTGAGGAACTGCAAAGCGTATCTCTTCTCGGCAATGTTTCTAAAATGCACATGATTGCTGCACAGCCGCACGGTTGCGCCCCAATTGTTGACGCATTCAAGCGGGGATCAAGCGATGTCATTCCAGTTGAAAATCCAGATACCATAGCAAAAAGCCTTGCAATAGGAGATCCTGGGGATGGACGCTATGTTCTCAAAAGGCTAAAGCAATACAATGGATATGCAGAAGAGTCAAACAACAGCGAGATACTTGATGCCATCCTATTGCTTGCCAGAACCGAGGGAATATTCACAGAACCCGCAGGCGGAGTTTCAGTGGCAGTTCTAAAAAAGATGATAGATGACGGGAAAATTGACAAAAATGACACGACCATATGCTATGTGACAGGAAACGGACTAAAGGCGACAGAAGCATTAATGGAAGTCTTGCCAAAGCCAGAAGTAATGCAGGCAGACGTTGCAAAGATTTCAGCAGTGGTGAAATAATCTGGCAAACGTAACCTTCACGATTCCATCCGTACTAAACAAGGGTGGCGGGGAAAAAAAACTTCAAATTAATGCCGACTCTCTTTTGGAGTCATTTACCAAAGTATCGCAAGATATGGGTGATGATTTTAAACGCAGAGTACTAAACGATGACGGAACGCCGCGCTCACTAATTAACATCTACATCAACGGAAAAAACTCTAGATTTTCTGGAGGCATGAACACTTCGCTAAAGGACGGGGATGAGATCTACATCCTACCTGCAGTGGCGGGGGGATCTGAACTATCCAGTAAAGATCTTGATAGATATTCAAGACAAATAATGCTTGAAGAGATTGGATACGGGGGACAGCTAAAGCTCAAGGCTGCAAAAGTATGTGTTGTGG of Candidatus Nitrosotenuis sp. DW1 contains these proteins:
- a CDS encoding HAD family hydrolase — protein: MTYQKIGGSIIAKDIGQIGDIDGVIFDCDGVLVDVSKSYDLAIRKTTQYVLKKFANIKSIPITAEIISGFKSTGGFNDEVDVTYASILSLVAAKKLGIDDTKFIFRVIKNADSTGVRSVEKFLDTLDVDLSDMRKKLDYPGKRTTNPLYEIFDQIFYGPTLYKKIFKKKSQFTEKGLINNDKVILTKKLLSVLEKKFGSNLAIVSGRGKESVRYSLKELLNGFNLKSSLFLEDEPREMAKPNPKSLLFSVSKLHARHCLYVGDSMEDLIMAKKVAKMGKKITFCGIYGTSKNPDSKIHLFKDVGVPVMIKSINLIPKALNLAK
- the hisD gene encoding histidinol dehydrogenase; the encoded protein is MKIITVKNVHSFAKSQSRKFDKKIVESIINLVQKDGDSALRKFEKKFNGVSTKAFQVSQKEIKDAYKSVTPEQVQAIKLAKARLEKTESALKTRLVKIETNTDGIKITKIFAPLGSVGCYVPGGLARYPSSVIMSVVPAKIAGVKKITVVTPPNKQGKIDPLVLVAADICKADQIFKVGGAHAIAALAFGTKSIPQVDKIVGPGGSFVTAAKYLVSNVTSIDMLAGPTELAIIADDSADPKLVALDLISQAEHSSDTSCCLITTSKNLAYKVVDFIEKIIPTLQRKDIVAESLHKNGFVAICKMSDAILLANNLAPEHLEIMTKQPKAISNKTKTAGLVLLGQNTPSAASDYLLGTNHILPTNRFGRSRGSLSVLDFLKIQTSVESSKQALQKIDKYLSALAKAESLPNHYEAVKKRI
- the hisC gene encoding histidinol-phosphate transaminase, with protein sequence MSIKWFYQKLDEYSALSGYQKPAYHAGTIKLDSNENFVINKQFQQEIIDGAKKNSDIREYPLGKSNNLISALSEYLHVPSSMIGIGNGSDQILDLILANFASKKTRILTSDPTFGFFEERCKLYSIPTTKIPFSKNMTLSTGDFISKFKNADILYLDSPNNPTGFQFTKDEIAELIKKFDGLVIVDEAYGEFSDYSVVGMTKKFDNLIVVKTFSKAFGLAGLRLGYVVANKRFIDVFSRVLQYPYPLNTIAIEAGILAMQKAKQISQTIEEIKQERTRIIKKLRDTGAFDVFDSKANFVLFDARGADKRIYTALLEQGISIRKLGKIGKHDGCLRVTVGTRDMNSKFLLAIRDFLQ
- the hisI gene encoding phosphoribosyl-AMP cyclohydrolase, giving the protein MKKTISDLDFSKGDGLVPVIVQDYNTKEVLTLAYSNKESLELTQKTGNSWFWSRSRNKLWMKGEESGNTQKIKEILVDCDSDAVIYLVEPAGPACHTGERVCFHHKLD
- the hisH gene encoding imidazole glycerol phosphate synthase subunit HisH; this translates as MKVAIFDYGAGNIFSLKVALEKRGATVDVIKSFDQADNYSGLLLPGVGNFDPAVQSMRKSSKTTFQEYVQDKIPVLGICLGMEMFFEKSEEGKEQGLSVMEGEVVILPNKFKIPHMGWNNLKIRKSNPLMDGIPDSSWVYFVHSYRVKPKNDDIIVADSDYGIAVPAIVNRGTLYGTQFHPEKSGKIGSMMIQNFLRECKK
- the hisB gene encoding imidazoleglycerol-phosphate dehydratase HisB produces the protein MAARKSSIKRETKETSVSVQTNLDGSGRISIKTGIDFFDHLITSFAKHSMLDLTVKAKSNDNILHHLIEDVGIAIGAAMDKALGARTGITRFSYASVPLDESLAEATIDLVRRPYHKINLSIKRTQIEGMSKEDIEHFFTSLAQNLNSCIHLNVKYGENDHHKVEAAIKSLAVAFRVAASIDKKQKGIPSTKGSM
- the hisA gene encoding 1-(5-phosphoribosyl)-5-[(5-phosphoribosylamino)methylideneamino]imidazole-4-carboxamide isomerase — protein: MKIIPAIDLMEGQVVRLYQGRPENKTVYGSDPKAVAKKWEKAGADMLHLVDLDATLQRGSNLKLIKEIVKETSIPVQVAGGLREESIISEALDFAQRVVLGTVAFKDMELVLNLAAKFGTNRIVISADHYDGTIVVNGWQQSTSMNLIDAMQSLTGKGFSEFLITNVSRDGTMKGPDLDYLKKACAFSNVHVIASGGISSLDDITSVKQCNAYGVILGKALYEGKVSIEEAKNLA
- the thrC gene encoding threonine synthase, which encodes MTKTSLQCRECKKEYESTFKYICDECFGPLDVKYEFPPITKNTFTNREHTYWRYFELLPIQNKSNIISIHAGMTPLVKAEKLGEKLGLNNLYIKNDSVNPTFSFKDRPAGIAVSKAKEFGLSAVGCASTGNLASATAAHAAKGGFPCYVFAPSDIEHAKIAQALAYGSKFIAVDGTYDDANRIAAQIGDSKGIGIVNINLRSYYVEGSKTLAYEVAEQLDWQVPDHLVVPVGSGAMLNAICKGFEELQSVSLLGNVSKMHMIAAQPHGCAPIVDAFKRGSSDVIPVENPDTIAKSLAIGDPGDGRYVLKRLKQYNGYAEESNNSEILDAILLLARTEGIFTEPAGGVSVAVLKKMIDDGKIDKNDTTICYVTGNGLKATEALMEVLPKPEVMQADVAKISAVVK
- the hisF gene encoding imidazole glycerol phosphate synthase subunit HisF, with the translated sequence MTLTKRIIPCLDVANGRVVKGLHFESIKDAGDPVLLAEKYSREGADELVFLDITASQEQRETIRSLVSKVAQVIDIPFTVGGGVKTLQHARDILLCGADKVAINTGAVKNPEIITELMSLFGKQCVVVAIDAKRNYDYTKGKNIFSEDSKKFWFEVFIYGGKTGTGIDAIEWAKKVQQLGAGEILLTSIDKDGTKDGYDIILTKAIVETVSTPVIASGGCGEPLHMLEVFKKTDVDAALAASIFHYETHSVDRVKEYLKENDVDVRL